A window of Cytobacillus sp. FSL H8-0458 genomic DNA:
CAGTAGCCAGAACTTCTCCTGTTGCCGGGTTATACGTATCAAACGTTTTCTGTGATTTGCTTTCAACAAATTCACCATTGATATATAATTTCTTCTTTCCGCTTAAGAACTTTTCTACCTTTTCTTTTAAACCTGCAGTTAACTGACTCATATAATTCCTCCTTAAAATAGTAGTCTATGTATTTCCATGCTGCAAAACTTTAGAAGAATACTATTGGTAACGCTTACATCAATACTTTAACATTAATAAAAATATAAAATCAACTCTGAATTAAAATAATTTTCAGATAATCTTCGACATTTATCGCCTTTAACATCAAAAAAAATAGCATACCGGTTATCCAGTATGCTATCAGACTATTAAATTAACATTCCTGCAATCGCTGCACTTAGTAGAGAGGCAAGAGCTCCAGCTATTACTGCACGGATGCCAAGCTTGGCAATATCATTCCTGCGGTCAGGAGCCAGGTTGCCGAGGCCGCCCAAAAGGATGGCCATAGAGGAAATGTTCGCAAAGCCGCAAAGCGCGAAGCTTACTACTGCAACAGTCTTAGGAGACAGGCTGCTGATTTCAGGAGCAAAAGCTGAGTAAGCAACGAATTCATTCAACACAAGCTTTTGGCCGATATACCCGCCAGCCTGTACAGCTTCAGCCCAAGGGACTCCAACTGCAAATGCAAGTGGGGCAAATATAAAGCCTAGAATCATTTCAAGTGTTAAGTTTTCAAGACCGAAAAGTCCGCCTGCAAAACCAATGATTCCATTAATTAACGCAACTAAAGCAATGAAAGCAAGAAGCATGGCACCAATATTTAAGGCAAGCATTAAACCATCACTCGCACCACGGGCCGCAGCATCCACGATATTGACAGATTGTGTATCTTTTTCAATGGTAATATCATCAGTTGTTTCAGATTTCTCAGTTTCAGGCATCATCATTTTAGCCATAACAAGGCCAGCAGGAGCTGCCATAAAACTTGCTGCAAGCAGGTATTCCAGTGGAACGCCAAGCAATGAATAACCTATTAGAACAGAACCTGCTACGGAAGCCAAACCGCCTGTCATGACAGCGAATAATTCTGACTTTGTCATTTTGCTGATGAAAGGGCGGACGATAAGAGGTGCCTCTGTCTGTCCGACAAAAATATTGGCAGCGGCAGAAATCGATTCTGCCTTACTTGTTCCAAGCAGCTTAGCAAGGCCTCCGCCAATGACTTTAATAATAATTTGCATGATCCCTGTATAATATAGAACAGAGATTAGGGAAGAGAAGAAAATAACAACTGTCAGGACTTGAAAAGCAAATACGAACCCAACACCTGAACCCTCCTGGAACAGGCCTCCAAAGAGAAAGTTAACTCCTTCATTGGCATAACTCACAATGTCATTTACTGCAAAAGTTAATTTTTCCAGTGCCTTTTTCCCAAGATCCCATTTAAGTACGGCAAAGGCAAAGGCAAACTGAATGGCAAGACCGCCAAGAATTGTACGTAAATTGATCGCTTTGCGATTTGATGAAAGAAGGAAAGCTATCCCCAATACGGTCACAATCCCCAATATACCCCAGATAAAACTCATGTTGGACACCTCATTTGTTGAATTTAGATTAATGAAAACGTTTTTACGAAACGTCAAAAATATAGACCTCTGATTAAAGAGGTTTGTGAATAGACGTCAGACATCTAACTTAATTACATGTCCATTTTAACATGAATCCGTTTGCAGTAAAGAGTTTTTTTCTTTCCAAATGAAATTGGATGAATAATCTCCTATTTTTGTTCACATTTTCGGCGATTTTACTTTCTTCCTATATTATTAAATGTTGGGACATTTCGATTTAATTTTAATCCTCTGTTACATCTGCCCATTCGGGACAAACATCATGTTCATACACTGTCACTAGACGTCAGGAGGTGTTAGAATGGGTGCAGGCGCAGGATATGGCGGCGGTTTTGCTTTAATCGTTGTCCTGTTTATACTTCTAATCATTGTTGGTGCTGCTTACGTTGGCTGGGGATATTAAAGGATAAATGAACATGTAAACTGCTTAAAATCTGCCTTGATCAGGGCAGATTTTTTGTTTACACGCATAGAGTTTGATTTGAATCGTATGATAATCGGTTTAATGTCCAAAATAAGGATAGTTCTTATTTCGAAGGAGGGATTCTTCATGAATAAAAAAGACAATAATGATGTCACGAATATTGCTGGCAGATTTTATGAAACTGAGGATTATAAAAGAAATGATCAGCTTTCATCAGGACTCGCAACAACTCATGAGCAGGTAAGTGACACCTATATGGAAGGGCAGGCGGATGCCGTTATTGAGGATGTAGTTGGCGTGGATATTTCCATTCCCCGTAAAGGGTATGATGAATAACGGATAGAAAGGAGGCATTTCAATGGCGCCGAGAGATGCTCAAGACGATCTGAGCCAGTACAAAATGCCGGAAGTTCTTCGAAAAAAGAGGACTTCTTCCTATCGGGTGGGCTATCAGGCTACTACAGGCAATCAGACACCTGGTGAAGCCGAAGCAGGCAAAAGGACAGATGAAGAAAATTAATTTGCACTGCTAATTGAATTAGAAAGAGAGGATGTTATATAAAACATCTTCTCTTTTTGCATATTTGGGATTTTGCATAGAAAAACGGATTATTCCACTTGAATTTTTATCTTTTGCACAGCATTATATCCATATCCTTTTCTGTTCCAATAAGGCTTTATTGGCTGAATGTTGCCCTCTGAATCAGCGGCCCGCACAAGAATGGTATATTCACCCTTGTTTGCCTCCCAATTAAAATGCCACTTTACCCAGGAGTATTTATCGTTTCCTCTGTATTTAAGCGACGCTTTGCTCCAGGTATCCCCATGATCAAAGCTTATTGCGACTTCATTAATTGTACCAGTTCCAGTCCAGGCAATACCT
This region includes:
- a CDS encoding NupC/NupG family nucleoside CNT transporter, with product MSFIWGILGIVTVLGIAFLLSSNRKAINLRTILGGLAIQFAFAFAVLKWDLGKKALEKLTFAVNDIVSYANEGVNFLFGGLFQEGSGVGFVFAFQVLTVVIFFSSLISVLYYTGIMQIIIKVIGGGLAKLLGTSKAESISAAANIFVGQTEAPLIVRPFISKMTKSELFAVMTGGLASVAGSVLIGYSLLGVPLEYLLAASFMAAPAGLVMAKMMMPETEKSETTDDITIEKDTQSVNIVDAAARGASDGLMLALNIGAMLLAFIALVALINGIIGFAGGLFGLENLTLEMILGFIFAPLAFAVGVPWAEAVQAGGYIGQKLVLNEFVAYSAFAPEISSLSPKTVAVVSFALCGFANISSMAILLGGLGNLAPDRRNDIAKLGIRAVIAGALASLLSAAIAGMLI
- a CDS encoding YjcZ family sporulation protein codes for the protein MGAGAGYGGGFALIVVLFILLIIVGAAYVGWGY
- a CDS encoding YozQ family protein produces the protein MNKKDNNDVTNIAGRFYETEDYKRNDQLSSGLATTHEQVSDTYMEGQADAVIEDVVGVDISIPRKGYDE